The genomic window GGTGACCATGCCGGTTACATTCCGGGATATCATCCTCGGTAAATTTTTTGCCGCCGTTGCGTTCATCGCGGCGATGCTGCTTCCGACGCTGGCGTATCCGATCAGCATTTCCTTTCTGGGGCAGCTGGACTGGGGACCTGTCATCGGTGGATATACCGGCGCCATGCTGCTGGGTGCAGCGTTCTGCGGCATTGGGCTGTTTGCCTCATCCCTGACTCGGAACCAGATCGTTGCATTCATTATGGGGATGGTCATTTGCTTCGGCCTGACGCTGATCGACCGGATGTTGCTTTTCTTTCCGCAGTCACTGCTGGGGGTGGTCGGTTACCTCGGTGCCAATTTCCACTTTCAGAATATTTCCAAAGGGATTATCGATTCACGGGATGTTCTGTATTTTCTCAGCGTCATTTTTATCAGTCTTTACGCAACTCACCTGGCGATGCAGGAAAAAATATAAGGAGAATCCAATGGGCGTGACCAGCAGATCTGGAAAATATATAAAATTCATTATCTACCTGATAGCCATTGTATTGATCAATGCAGCGGGACTGACTTTGTTTTCCCGGATCGATTTGACTAAAAACAAGGTGTATTCGATATCCAGAGCCAGTCGGCAAGTAGTTTCCACGCTGTCGGAGCCGCTGACCATCAACGTGTTTTTTACCAGAAATCTGCCCGCTCCCTACAATAATACGGAGCGATATCTGCACGATCTTCTGGAAGAATACGCGATTCACTCAAACCGGTATTTTAATTACCGGTTTTATGATGTCAGCCCCGAAGAAGACGATATTTCGGACGCGGCCCGGGAAAATCAGCAACTGGCTACAAATTACGGCATTTATCCGGTTCAGATTCAGATTCTGGAAAAAGATGAACTCAAGTTTAAAAAGGCTTATATGGGGTTGGTGCTGATCCATGGGGACACCATTGAAACCATACCGACCATCACCGCCACCGATGGGCTGGAATACAAACTGACGACCGCGATACAGAAGCAGAATAATAAAATCAGCGCCCTTCTGGGCCTTTCCGGCAAGATCGATATCAAGCTGTTCCTGTCCTCTTCCTTAAAAGCCGTGGCGCCGTATATGGGGATTGAGAACCTGCCAGATCTGCCGGATAAAGTCCGGGGCATTGTGGAAAAGCTGAATGAAAAAAATTATGGAAAGCTGAATTATGTCTATTTTGATCCATCCACGGATGAGGCCCTGAACCAAGAGGCCAAAGCCTTCAATGTCATGTCGCTCAAATGGCCCGGAATTTC from Desulfobacterales bacterium includes these protein-coding regions:
- a CDS encoding ABC transporter permease subunit yields the protein MNQTFQIFKKEFKDYFVSPVAYIVISIFLLVTGWFFFTTFFIYSQASMRTFFSLLPMTFSFVIPAVTMRLFSEEMKVGSYEILVTMPVTFRDIILGKFFAAVAFIAAMLLPTLAYPISISFLGQLDWGPVIGGYTGAMLLGAAFCGIGLFASSLTRNQIVAFIMGMVICFGLTLIDRMLLFFPQSLLGVVGYLGANFHFQNISKGIIDSRDVLYFLSVIFISLYATHLAMQEKI